A single Danio rerio strain Tuebingen ecotype United States chromosome 17, GRCz12tu, whole genome shotgun sequence DNA region contains:
- the LOC141378433 gene encoding uncharacterized protein isoform X1: MSLMNCDDDGATTCEQTETIVPFEKFETEHVREKRLIKLTPKALLEKLETLQKTRKCKLSKAKNLMAIIKDFMSNREYEKEVQCSFEKFIKLRDETKEMHNSVMVLLPSEEKEKQQTWFNGKMLICDEFVDDVEKWLSAESQVSCSGVDARVCQEDVNPDDSISNISSCKSSKSSSKKSSSSVRSGRSSAASARIMAEAEKAALMARAAALKEKHTLEVQQEKLRHRQEQLDIDAEIAAATAKIAVLNNQSLKTCTDDMNAYCDKGTVTLNPHAEAYVPIEVPLQESSRNVIQQIHSVPQIDPHFTSQMQSSSVMQNSDGIITSNLCNILQKQNEITTLLVQQQQSSTLPQRDIPVFDGNPLQYKTFMRAFEHGIEDKTKNSRDCLYFLEQYTQGQPREIVRSCQHMDAQRGYVQAKALLKEHYGNEFKIASAYVEKVLAWPSIKSEDVNSLQSYALFLRGCCNVMEEIDYMEELEMPSNLKTIIMKLPYKLRENWRTVACELMERRKQRARFKDIVIFVERQVKMSSDPLFGDIQSTQPVQQKFQPKTKVRNSFATTVVTNNKSIQCCETDLRSKAPVVCLCCKRDHLLEQCTQMQNKLHKDKLNFLKEKGVCFGCLSFGHISKRCDKRLTCTVCGQKHPSILHIQQKERVCTQEQSHSSLSSAHVALTTCGQTGAGDDGDCALSIVPVQVKSSKGQTVIQTYAFLDPGSSATFCSERLMHSLKLKGKETNIVLKTMGNQRAVNSTVLAGLEVSNLLDDTFYSLPEVFTQERMPVSRDNIVTQKDLENWPYLKGVEIPQIPADVDLLIGANASRVMEPWEVINSNGDGPYAVRTLLGWVVNGPLQGSRNKVKCSGVTVNRISVRKLEDMLGKQYNHDFNENSVEKKEMSREEHAFMEKVSKSIEFQDGHYKLNLPFRMEIPMLPNNLCVAKQRLIGLKRKFERNKIFHQEYKDFMDEVIKHGYAEIVPLHQLKQDEGKVWYIPHHGVYHPKKQTLRVVFDCGAAFKGTSLNDQLLQGPNLTNSLLGVLVRFRQEPIAFMADVKAMFHQVKVAEEDTDFLRFLWWPDGDINQDSVEYRMKVHLFGAVSSPSCACYALRRTAEDNKDDFPEKVIDTIHTNFYMDDCLKSVPSEEEAVLMIKDLTDVCLAGGFQLIKWISNSRIVLQSVPEEHRAQGIKMMDLDKDQLPMERALGLWWCVESDTFNFKITSKDHPCTRRGVLSKVCSVYDPLGFLAPFTLTAKILLQELCRIRCGWDDLLPSNLQRQWSLWLKELEKMADFKMDRCLKPAGMDELTNVQLHHFADASTLGYGTVTYLRMETKHDVHVTFLLSKARVAPLKSVTIPRLELTAAVLAARVDKMLRAEMQFPLVDSVFWTDSTSVLKYIKNEDKRFLTFVANRISAIREITTPLQWRYIPTTQNPADCCSRGLKADQLLTNREWINGPSYLWKPVEEWPAQIFDSALKADDPEVKRNICVNSTLVSEQSNATHRLITHFSDWTKLKVAVAWLLKLKTVLKQRSQKRKEIQASLDSSGVTSKKTEKELRKLIGSVVTPNLSLQDLNEAEVAIVAFSQRQQFKKEIDALSVSPVSKISRDSKLYKLDPVYQDGILRVGGRLRNSAMPEERKHPIILAKDQHIATLILRHIHQQLGHSGRNYMLSELRKRYWIIKGNAAARRIISSCGHCRRFGVKVGEQKMADLPKERLLPDLPPFSNVGVDYFGPVEVKRGRSIVKRYGVIFTCMASRAVHLEVAYSLDTDSCINTLRRFICRRGQVTQIRSDNGTNFVAAEKELKESLRSWNQNKIQRAMLQKGVQWSFNPPGGSHYGGIWERVIRMVKRILNSILHQQILDDEGFHTVLCEIEAILNDRPITKLSDDPNDLEPLTPNHLLQMKGKPVLPPGLFEKSELYSKRRWKQVQYMCDLFWKRWTNEYLPVLQDRQKWNKERRNFVPGDIVVIVDSSAPRGSWLMGRILEVFPDKNGLVRSVRVQTKTSVLERPVTKLCLLYDNMEI; the protein is encoded by the coding sequence AGTGTACGTAGTGGGAGATCTTCTGCTGCTTCAGCACGAATCATGGCAGAGGCAGAGAAAGCTGCATTAATGGCGCGTGCAGCTGCTTTAAAGGAAAAGCATACTTTGGAGGTACAACAAGAAAAGCTGAGACATAGACAAGAACAGCTGGATATTGATGCAGAGATTGCAGCCGCTACTGcaaaaattgctgttttaaaTAATCAGTCTCTCAAAACCTGCACTGATGATATGAATGCATATTGTGATAAAGGAACTGTTACTCTCAACCCTCATGCAGAGGCATATGTGCCAATAGAAGTCCCCCTGCAAGAAAGCTCAAGGAACGTGATTCAGCAAATTCACAGTGTGCCACAAATTGATCCTCATTTCACGTCACAAATGCAATCCTCAAGTGTAATGCAGAACAGTGATGGAATAATAACTTCGAACCTTTGTAATATCTTGCAAAAACAAAATGAGATTACCACTCTGcttgtacaacaacaacaatccagCACACTGCCTCAAAGAGATATTCCTGTGTTTGATGGCAATCCTCTGCAATATAAAACTTTTATGAGAGCATTTGAGCATGGAATAGAAGACAAAACCAAAAATAGTAGAGATTGTTTATACTTTCTGGAACAATATACACAAGGTCAGCCAAGGGAGATTGTGCGCAGTTGTCAGCATATGGATGCACAAAGAGGGTATGTGCAAGCTAAAGCATTGTTAAAGGAACATTACGGCAATGAATTCAAAATAGCTTCTGCATATGTAGAAAAGGTTTTGGCATGGCCTTCAATAAAATCTGAGGATGTAAATTCATTGCAGAGTTATGCTCTCTTTTTGCGTGGATGCTGTAATGTAATGGAAGAAATTGACTATATGGAAGAGCTAGAGATGCCAAGCAATTTGAAAACCATCATCATGAAGTTGCCTTACAAATTAAGGGAAAATTGGAGAACTGTTGCATGTGAGTTAATGGAAAGACGCAAGCAGAGAGCACGGTTTAAAGATATTGTGATATTTGTTGAACGTCAAGTCAAAATGTCATCAGATCCCTTGTTTGGTGATATCCAGAGTACCCAGCCTGTGCAACAGAAATTCCAACCTAAGACTAAAGTTAGAAACAGCTTTGCAACAACGGTTGTCACCAACAATAAATCAATTCAATGCTGTGAGACTGATTTAAGATCAAAGGCCCCAGTTGTATGTTTGTGCTGCAAACGTGATCACTTATTGGAGCAGTGTACACAAATGCAAAACAAGCTGCATAAAGACAAATTGAACTTTCTAAAGGAAAAAGGTGTTTGTTTTGGCTGTCTTTCTTTTGGACACATAAGTAAAAGATGTGATAAGCGCTTGACTTGTACAGTGTGTGGTCAAAAGCATCCCAGCATTTTGCATATCCAACAAAAGGAAAGAGTGTGCACTCAAGAACAAAGTCATTCATCTTTAAGTAGTGCACATGTTGCCCTTACAACATGTGGTCAAACAGGGGCCGGTGACGATGGAGACTGTGCATTATCAATTGTACCAGTTCAAGTCAAATCCAGCAAAGGACAAACGGTAATTCAAACCTATGCATTTTTGGATCCTGGCAGTTCTGCCACATTTTGTTCAGAACGCTTAATGCATAGTTTGAAATTAAAGGGAAAGGAaactaatattgttttgaaaacaatGGGCAATCAAAGGGCTGTTAATAGCACTGTTTTGGCTGGATTGGAAGTGTCTAACCTTCTTGATGACACCTTTTATAGTCTTCCAGAAGTCTTCACTCAAGAAAGAATGCCTGTATCCAGAGACAACATTGTCACTCAAAAGGATTTGGAAAATTGGCCATATCTGAAAGGTGTTGAGATTCCTCAAATTCCTGCTGATGTGGATTTGCTGATTGGAGCAAATGCTTCCAGGGTAATGGAGCCCTGGGAGGTTATAAACAGCAATGGAGATGGACCTTATGCAGTTAGAACCCTATTGGGATGGGTTGTAAATGGACCACTCCAAGGAAGCAGGAATAAGGTCAAATGTTCAGGTGTGACTGTTAACAGGATTTCTGTAAGAAAATTGGAGGATATGCTTGGTAAACAATACAATCATGACTTTAATGAGAATTCTGTTGAAAAGAAGGAAATGTCAAGAGAAGAGCATGCCTTTATGGAAAAGGTAAGCAAGTCAATTGAGTTTCAAGATGGACATTATAAATTGAATCTTCCTTTTAGGATGGAAATTCCCATGTTGCCAAACAACCTTTGTGTGGCTAAACAGCGCTTAATTGGATTGAAAAGGAAATTTGAAAGAAACAAGATTTTCCATCAAGAATATAAAGATTTCATGGATGAGGTAATTAAACACGGTTATGCCGAAATAGTACCGTTACATCAATTAAAACAGGATGAAGGGAAAGTTTGGTATATCCCTCACCATGGGGTTTATCACCCCAAGAAGCAAACATTAAGAGTGGTGTTTGATTGTGGAGCTGCCTTTAAAGGTACATCATTGAATGATCAGCTTCTGCAGGGTCCTAATCTGACAAATTCACTGTTGGGAGTTCTTGTGAGGTTTCGACAAGAGCCTATTGCATTTATGGCTGATGTAAAAGCAATGTTTCACCAGGTTAAAGTTGCAGAAGAAGATACTGACTTTCTTCGTTTCCTATGGTGGCCAGATGGTGATATCAATCAGGACTCTGTGGAATACAGGATGAAAGTGCATTTGTTTGGTGCTGTGTCGTCCCCAAGTTGTGCTTGCTATGCTTTACGTAGAACTGCTGAGGACAACAAAGATGACTTTCCTGAAAAGGTAATTGACACAATTCACACAAACTTCTACATGGATGATTGTTTGAAAAGTGTACCTTCTGAGGAAGAGGCCGTCTTGATGATCAAGGATCTCACAGATGTCTGCTTAGCAGGAGGTTTCCAGTTAATAAAATGGATCAGCAATAGCCGTATTGTGCTACAAAGTGTACCTGAAGAACACCGAGCCCAGGGCATAAAAATGATGGATCTGGACAAGGACCAGTTGCCAATGGAAAGAGCTCTTGGTTTGTGGTGGTGTGTTGAATCCGAcactttcaattttaaaataactagcAAAGATCATCCTTGCACCAGGCGGGGTGTCCTGTCAAAGGTATGCTCTGTCTATGATCCTTTAGGATTTTTGGCTCCATTCACTCTTACAGCAAAAATTCTCCTGCAAGAGTTATGTAGGATAAGATGTGGATGGGATGATCTGCTACCCTCAAATCTCCAAAGGCAGTGGTCTTTATGGTTAAAAGAGCTTGAGAAGATGGCAGATTTCAAGATGGACAGATGTCTAAAACCAGCAGGAATGGATGAACTTACCAACGTTCAGTTGCATCATTTTGCTGACGCAAGTACACTTGGATATGGCACTGTGACGTACCTTAGAATGGAGACAAAACATGATGTTCACGTAACATTCCTACTCAGTAAAGCTAGAGTAGCACCTTTGAAATCAGTAACTATTCCACGTCTTGAATTGACAGCTGCTGTGCTTGCTGCTCGAGTGGACAAAATGTTAAGGGCAGAGATGCAGTTTCCATTGGTTGATTCAGTATTCTGGACAGATAGTACGTCCGTgttgaaatacataaaaaatgaggaCAAACGTTTTCTTACCTTTGTCGCCAACAGGATCTCTGCAATAAGAGAAATTACAACACCATTACAGTGGCGATACATACCTACGACTCAAAATCCAGCAGACTGTTGCTCCAGAGGTCTGAAAGCAGATCAGCTGTTAACAAACAGAGAATGGATCAATGGACCAAGTTATCTGTGGAAACCAGTGGAAGAATGGCCAGCACAAATATTTGATTCTGCTCTTAAAGCAGATGATCCTGAAGTCAAGAGGAACATATGTGTAAATAGCACTCTTGTAAGTGAACAGTCAAATGCTACTCATAGGCTGATTACTCATTTCTCAGACTGGACAAAGTTGAAGGTTGCTGTTGCTTGGCTCTTGAAATTAAAGACAGTTCTGAAACAACGAAGTCAAAAGAGAAAGGAAATTCAAGCCTCTTTAGACTCTTCTGGAGTAACTTCTAAAAAGACGGAGAAAGAACTTCGAAAACTAATTGGTTCTGTGGTTACACCAAATTTAAGTTTGCAGGATTTGAATGAAGCTGAAGTAGCTATTGTTGCATTCAGTCAAAGGCAACAGTTTAAAAAGGAAATCGATGCTCTGTCAGTTTCACCTGTTTCAAAAATAAGCCGAGACAGCAAGCTGTATAAATTGGATCCCGTCTATCAAGACGGTATTTTGAGAGTAGGAGGACGATTGAGAAATTCTGCTATGCCGGAAGAAAGAAAGCATCCGATCATTCTGGCTAAGGATCAGCATATTGCCACGCTCATCTTGCGTCATATACACCAACAGTTAGGTCACAGTGGAAGAAATTATATGCTTTCAGAGCTGAGGAAAAGATATTGGATCATTAAGGGTAATGCAGCTGCCAGAAGGATTATATCGAGTTGTGGCCATTGTAGACGTTTTGGAGTTAAGGTGGGTGAGCAGAAGATGGCAGACTTGCCAAAGGAACGACTCCTTCCCGATTTGCCTCCATTTTCGAATGTTGGGGTGGATTATTTTGGTCCTGTGGAAGTTAAAAGAGGACGCTCCATTGTAAAACGTTACGGAGTCATCTTTACTTGCATGGCAAGTCGAGCAGTTCATCTGGAAGTCGCCTACTCATTGGACACTGATTCATGTATTAACACTCTTCGAAGATTTATCTGCAGACGAGGgcaagtaactcaaataagatCAGATAATGGTACCAACTTTGTTGCCGCAGAAAAGGAATTAAAGGAATCACTGAGATCATGGAATCAAAACAAGATTCAAAGGGCAATGCTCCAGAAAGGTGTCCAGTGGAGTTTCAATCCTCCAGGAGGTTCGCATTATGGTGGAATCTGGGAACGTGTAATCAGAATGGTCAAAAGAATTTTGAATTCCATCCTACATCAGCAGATTTTGGATGATGAAGGATTCCATACTGTACTATGTGAAATTGAGGCCATTCTAAATGATCGCCCAATAACTAAGTTGTCAGATGACCCCAATGATTTGGAGCCACTTACTCCAAACCATCTTCTTCAGATGAAAGGTAAACCAGTATTACCACCTGGATTATTTGAAAAATCTGAATTATACAGCAAGAGGAGATGGAAACAGGTCCAGTATATGTGTGACTTATTCTGGAAAAGATGGACAAATGAATATTTGCCTGTGCTTCAAGATCGGCAGAAATGGAATAAGGAAAGGAGAAACTTTGTTCCTGGTGACATTGTTGTCATTGTGGACTCGTCTGCCCCTCGAGGGTCTTGGTTAATGGGGCGAATTCTGGAGGTTTTTCCAGATAAAAATGGACTTGTTCGTTCTGTGCGAGTACAAACTAAAACCAGTGTACTTGAGAGACCCGTGACAAAACTTTGTCTGTTGTATGACAACATGGAAATATAA